One Paraburkholderia agricolaris genomic region harbors:
- the murJ gene encoding murein biosynthesis integral membrane protein MurJ yields MNLFRALLTVSGFTLLSRVTGLARETLIARAFGASQYTDAFYVAFRIPNLLRRISAEGAFSQAFVPILAEFKNQQGHDATKALVDATSTVLAWALAILSVIGVVGASGVVFIVASGLAHEGQAYALAVTMTRIMFPYIIFISLTSLASGVLNTYKNFSLPAFAPVLLNVAFIFAAVFVAPRLQTPVYALAWAVIAGGVLQFIVQLPGLKKIDMLPRIGLNPLKALAHRGVKRVLSKMVPAMFAVSVAQISLIINTNIASRIGPGAVSWINYADRLMEFPTALLGVALGTILLPSLSKAHVDADSHEYSSLLDWGLRVTFLLAAPSAIALFFFAQPLTATLFHYGKFDGNSVVMVGRALSAYGIGLIGLILIKILAPGFYAKQDIKTPVKIGVGVLIATQVSNYLFVPIFAHAGLTLSVGLGACVNALFLFLGLRKRGIYTPSKGWLKFFVQLFGACLVLAGVMHWFAISFDWIGMHSRPVDRIVLLGACLVLFAALYFGMLWLMGFKYAYFKRRVK; encoded by the coding sequence ATGAATCTATTCCGAGCCCTGCTGACGGTCAGCGGCTTCACGCTGCTGTCGCGCGTGACCGGACTGGCCCGCGAAACGCTGATCGCCCGCGCGTTTGGTGCCAGTCAATACACTGACGCGTTTTACGTCGCCTTCCGCATCCCGAACCTGTTGCGTCGCATTTCCGCCGAGGGTGCGTTCTCACAGGCCTTCGTGCCGATTCTCGCCGAGTTCAAGAACCAGCAAGGACACGACGCCACCAAGGCGCTGGTCGACGCTACCTCGACGGTGCTGGCCTGGGCGCTCGCGATTCTCTCGGTGATCGGCGTGGTGGGAGCCTCGGGCGTGGTGTTCATCGTCGCGTCGGGGCTCGCGCATGAAGGCCAGGCCTATGCGCTCGCGGTCACGATGACGCGCATCATGTTCCCGTACATCATTTTCATCTCGCTGACGTCGCTGGCGTCGGGCGTGCTGAATACGTACAAGAATTTTTCGCTGCCCGCGTTCGCCCCGGTCCTGCTGAACGTGGCGTTCATCTTCGCGGCGGTGTTCGTCGCGCCGCGCCTGCAAACGCCGGTGTATGCGCTTGCGTGGGCGGTGATCGCCGGCGGTGTGCTGCAGTTCATCGTGCAGCTGCCAGGTCTGAAGAAGATCGACATGCTGCCGCGCATCGGCCTGAATCCGCTGAAAGCGCTCGCGCATCGCGGTGTGAAGCGGGTCCTGTCGAAGATGGTGCCGGCAATGTTCGCCGTATCGGTCGCGCAGATTAGTCTGATCATCAACACCAACATTGCGTCGCGGATCGGCCCGGGTGCTGTTTCCTGGATCAATTACGCCGACCGGCTGATGGAGTTTCCGACCGCGCTGCTCGGTGTCGCACTTGGCACGATCCTGCTGCCGAGCCTGTCGAAGGCGCACGTGGATGCCGATTCGCACGAGTATTCGTCGCTGCTCGACTGGGGGCTGCGCGTCACCTTCCTGCTGGCCGCGCCGAGCGCCATCGCGCTGTTTTTCTTCGCTCAGCCGCTCACCGCGACGCTGTTCCACTACGGTAAGTTCGACGGCAACTCCGTGGTGATGGTCGGTCGCGCGCTGTCTGCCTATGGCATCGGCCTGATCGGCCTGATTCTCATCAAGATCCTTGCGCCCGGCTTTTACGCCAAGCAGGACATCAAGACGCCGGTGAAGATCGGCGTCGGCGTGCTGATTGCCACACAAGTGAGCAACTATCTGTTCGTGCCGATTTTCGCGCATGCGGGCCTCACGCTGAGCGTCGGGCTCGGTGCTTGCGTCAACGCGCTGTTCCTGTTCCTCGGTTTGCGCAAGCGCGGCATCTATACACCGTCGAAAGGCTGGTTGAAGTTCTTCGTGCAATTGTTCGGCGCCTGCCTGGTGCTGGCCGGCGTGATGCATTGGTTCGCGATCAGCTTCGACTGGATCGGCATGCACAGCCGGCCGGTCGATCGCATCGTGTTGCTGGGGGCGTGCCTCGTTCTGTTCGCCGCGCTATATTTCGGTATGCTTTGGCTGATGGGCTTCAAGTACGCGTATTTCAAAAGGCGAGTGAAGTGA
- a CDS encoding SirB1 family protein, which produces MTRVLDYFSTLVAEDDSLPLTEAALSLAQDAYPDLDLQGTLAEIDELVLRLQRRMPDDADIRQKVGILNRFFFRELGFASNLNDYYDPDNSHLNAVLKRRRGIPISLAVLYLEMAEQIGIPARGVSFPGHFLLRVTTPDGDVMLDPTTGHSLSESQMVDMLEPYVASAGDSVSRALRMLLQPATRREIIARMLRNLKSTYLQTERWQRLLAVQQRLVILLPDSIEEVRDRGFAYARLDYLRPALEDLERYLGDRPDAEDATVVESQLHELRQRTQYDDRD; this is translated from the coding sequence ATGACGCGAGTTCTCGACTATTTCAGTACGCTGGTTGCCGAAGATGACAGCCTGCCGCTGACCGAGGCGGCGCTCTCGCTCGCGCAGGACGCTTATCCCGATCTCGATTTGCAAGGCACGCTGGCCGAGATCGACGAGCTGGTTTTGCGTTTGCAGCGCCGCATGCCGGACGACGCCGACATCAGGCAGAAGGTCGGCATTCTGAACCGGTTCTTCTTTCGCGAGCTGGGTTTCGCCAGCAACCTCAACGATTATTACGACCCCGACAACAGTCATCTGAACGCAGTGCTGAAGCGCCGCCGCGGCATTCCGATTTCGCTGGCGGTGCTGTATCTGGAGATGGCCGAGCAGATCGGCATTCCGGCACGCGGCGTGTCGTTTCCGGGTCACTTCCTGTTGCGCGTGACAACGCCGGATGGCGACGTGATGCTCGATCCGACTACCGGGCATTCGCTGTCCGAGTCGCAGATGGTGGATATGCTGGAGCCCTATGTGGCGTCGGCGGGCGACTCGGTGAGCCGGGCATTGCGCATGTTGCTGCAGCCGGCTACGCGCCGCGAAATCATCGCTCGTATGCTGCGGAATCTGAAGTCGACTTATCTTCAGACAGAACGCTGGCAGCGTCTGTTGGCGGTGCAGCAGCGTCTTGTGATCCTGCTGCCGGACAGCATCGAGGAAGTGCGCGACCGCGGGTTCGCCTATGCGCGGCTCGATTACCTGCGCCCGGCGCTCGAAGATCTCGAGCGCTATCTCGGCGACCGGCCGGACGCGGAAGACGCGACGGTGGTGGAATCGCAGTTGCATGAACTGCGCCAACGCACCCAATACGACGACCGCGACTGA
- a CDS encoding 3-hydroxyacyl-CoA dehydrogenase, with the protein MEIRDNVFLITGGASGLGAATARLLVENGGKVVLADLNQDAGDALAKELGGVFVKCDVSREDDATQAVEAATKLGTLRGLVNCAGVAPAIKTVGKDGPHPLESFSRTISINLIGTFNMIRLAAAAMSKNEPNANGERGVIINTASVAAFDGQIGQAAYAASKSGVVGMTLPIARDLSRNAIRVMTIAPGIFETPMLLGMPQEVQDALGAMVPFPPRLGKPAEYAMLAKQIFDNPMLNGEVIRLDGAIRMQPK; encoded by the coding sequence ATGGAGATTCGTGACAACGTATTCCTGATCACCGGCGGTGCATCGGGACTCGGCGCGGCCACAGCGCGCCTTCTCGTCGAGAACGGCGGCAAGGTAGTGCTGGCCGATCTGAATCAGGACGCGGGTGACGCGCTCGCGAAAGAACTCGGCGGCGTATTCGTCAAATGCGACGTGAGCCGGGAAGACGACGCCACGCAAGCCGTCGAAGCCGCCACAAAACTCGGCACGCTGCGCGGCCTCGTCAATTGCGCGGGTGTTGCGCCCGCCATCAAGACGGTCGGCAAAGACGGCCCGCATCCGCTCGAATCGTTTTCCCGCACCATCTCCATCAATCTGATCGGCACCTTTAACATGATCCGGCTCGCCGCCGCGGCCATGTCGAAGAACGAACCGAATGCGAATGGCGAGCGTGGCGTGATCATCAACACGGCCTCGGTGGCGGCATTTGACGGCCAGATCGGCCAGGCCGCGTATGCGGCGTCCAAGAGCGGCGTGGTCGGCATGACGCTGCCGATCGCCCGTGATCTGTCGCGCAACGCGATTCGTGTGATGACGATTGCGCCGGGCATCTTCGAAACGCCCATGCTGCTCGGCATGCCGCAGGAAGTGCAGGACGCGCTCGGCGCAATGGTGCCGTTCCCGCCGCGCCTGGGCAAACCGGCGGAGTACGCAATGCTGGCCAAGCAGATCTTCGACAATCCGATGCTCAACGGCGAAGTGATTCGTCTGGACGGCGCGATCCGGATGCAGCCGAAGTAA
- the adk gene encoding adenylate kinase produces MRLILLGAPGAGKGTQANFIKEKFGIPQISTGDMLRAAVKAGTPLGIEAKRFMDAGELVTDELIINLVKERLQQPDCVNGYLFDGFPRTIPQAEAMKQAGVAIDYVLEIDVPFDEIIVRMSGRRSHAASGRTYHVKFNPPKVEGVDDVTGEPLIQRDDDKEETVKKRLDVYVAQTKPLIEYYNNWAQNGDPATSLKAPQYRRISGLGTVEEIRGRAFDALK; encoded by the coding sequence ATGCGTTTGATCCTTTTGGGTGCGCCCGGCGCGGGCAAGGGCACTCAGGCAAACTTCATCAAGGAAAAGTTCGGCATTCCGCAAATTTCCACCGGTGACATGCTGCGTGCCGCCGTTAAGGCAGGCACGCCGCTCGGCATTGAGGCAAAGCGCTTCATGGACGCCGGCGAGCTGGTAACAGACGAGTTGATCATCAACCTGGTGAAGGAACGTCTGCAACAGCCGGATTGCGTGAACGGCTATCTGTTCGACGGTTTTCCGCGCACTATTCCGCAAGCCGAAGCGATGAAGCAGGCGGGCGTCGCGATCGACTACGTGCTGGAAATCGACGTGCCGTTCGACGAGATCATCGTGCGGATGAGCGGCCGCCGCTCGCACGCCGCGTCGGGCCGTACGTACCACGTCAAGTTCAACCCGCCGAAGGTCGAAGGTGTGGACGACGTGACCGGCGAACCGCTGATCCAGCGCGACGACGACAAGGAAGAAACGGTCAAGAAGCGCCTCGACGTGTACGTTGCGCAAACCAAGCCGCTGATCGAGTACTACAACAACTGGGCGCAGAACGGCGACCCGGCGACCTCGTTGAAGGCACCGCAATATCGCCGCATTTCGGGCCTCGGCACGGTCGAAGAAATTCGCGGCCGCGCGTTCGACGCGTTGAAATAA